Proteins co-encoded in one Sporosarcina sp. FSL K6-1522 genomic window:
- a CDS encoding DegV family protein encodes MKKIHIVTDSTVDLQKEECEKYGLHVVPLTIQIDGETYIDGVDIQPNTFIEKMRHSAQLPKSSQPAAGVFKELYDKLGADGSEIISIHMTGGMSGTVKSAQTAADMTDSKVTVIDSMYISQALTFQVVEALEMARQGKTVEEIVERLQVVRKKTSLFVVVDVLDNLVKGGRIGKGKAMLGSLLNIKPIATLQDGVYTPIGKARSHKQVVSQLFKAFKEETAGKIVRGVGISHANGLAMGEPLKKLIEETGIQNVNLTFTTPIISTHTGEGAIGFMYYTD; translated from the coding sequence ATGAAAAAGATTCATATAGTTACAGATTCAACAGTTGATTTGCAGAAGGAAGAGTGTGAAAAATATGGTCTTCATGTCGTTCCATTAACTATCCAAATAGATGGAGAAACGTATATTGATGGCGTGGATATACAACCTAACACATTTATAGAGAAAATGAGACATTCAGCCCAACTACCTAAAAGTTCGCAACCAGCAGCCGGCGTTTTTAAAGAGTTATACGACAAACTTGGTGCAGATGGCAGCGAAATTATTTCGATACATATGACAGGCGGCATGAGCGGAACAGTAAAGTCTGCCCAAACAGCAGCAGATATGACAGATTCAAAGGTAACAGTAATCGATTCGATGTATATTTCGCAGGCATTGACGTTCCAAGTTGTAGAAGCTTTAGAAATGGCTAGGCAAGGAAAGACCGTTGAAGAAATTGTTGAACGCTTACAAGTTGTACGTAAAAAAACGTCATTGTTCGTCGTCGTAGACGTGCTAGACAACTTAGTAAAAGGCGGACGAATCGGCAAAGGGAAAGCAATGCTAGGTTCCTTGTTGAACATTAAACCGATTGCGACGTTACAGGATGGCGTGTATACACCAATCGGTAAAGCAAGAAGCCATAAACAAGTTGTATCGCAACTATTCAAGGCGTTCAAGGAAGAAACTGCTGGGAAAATTGTTCGTGGCGTAGGAATTTCCCATGCTAATGGGCTCGCAATGGGAGAGCCTTTGAAGAAGCTGATTGAAGAGACAGGTATTCAAAATGTCAACTTGACATTTACTACGCCGATTATTAGTACGCACACAGGTGAAGGGGCAATTGGCTTCATGTACTATACAGACTGA